The following coding sequences lie in one Brevibacterium marinum genomic window:
- a CDS encoding alpha/beta fold hydrolase yields MTDANRATGLNQRTWSRGGLHLRDVTFDAPFDHFDGGAALPGAASASSAAPASIEVFARIIATETDSTKPHLVFLQGGPGVEAPRPITPVGRSTWLARALEDFQVVMLDQRGTGRSSPIGSVSGRITGLDGVGDDPTDIAEALSRYRADAIVEDAEVLRQGLGIDTWSLLGQSFGGFTALRYVSAHSESLNEVYFTGGLPAIGTDPATVYATTWEGMKDKSEQYYRAFPGDRDKLARLVDLAETGGGIALPGGARATTERIRLLGHFLGASDGPEKLHYLLDLDPASAAFRHDLAAALPFSGRNPLYAVVHESCWADGGVTNWAARRAMPADVSADPTLLAGEHAGPESLTEDPELAPFAEVGQLVAARDWPRLYDADALRAADVRGAAAVYFEDAYVPPEYSLATADLLEGVKSWVTNEYEHNGLRADGYRVLDRLIGLARE; encoded by the coding sequence GTGACCGACGCGAACCGGGCCACGGGCCTGAACCAGCGAACTTGGTCGCGTGGGGGACTGCATCTGCGGGACGTGACCTTCGATGCTCCGTTCGATCACTTCGACGGGGGAGCGGCACTGCCCGGAGCCGCCTCGGCGAGTTCAGCGGCACCGGCGAGCATCGAGGTCTTCGCCCGGATCATCGCCACCGAGACGGACAGCACGAAACCCCACCTCGTGTTCCTGCAGGGCGGGCCCGGTGTCGAAGCGCCCCGACCCATCACACCTGTCGGCCGGTCCACCTGGTTGGCGCGGGCACTCGAGGACTTCCAGGTCGTCATGCTCGACCAGCGCGGGACAGGCAGATCGAGCCCCATCGGATCCGTGAGCGGACGCATCACCGGCCTCGACGGGGTCGGGGACGACCCGACCGACATCGCCGAGGCGCTGAGTCGTTATCGGGCGGACGCGATCGTCGAGGACGCGGAGGTCCTGCGCCAGGGGCTCGGCATCGACACCTGGTCGCTGCTGGGACAGTCGTTCGGCGGGTTCACCGCGCTGCGCTACGTGTCCGCCCACTCCGAGTCGCTGAACGAGGTCTACTTCACCGGCGGGCTGCCGGCGATCGGCACGGACCCGGCGACCGTCTATGCCACGACGTGGGAGGGCATGAAGGACAAATCGGAGCAGTACTACCGTGCATTCCCGGGCGACCGCGACAAGCTCGCCCGTCTCGTCGACCTCGCCGAGACGGGCGGGGGCATCGCGCTCCCCGGAGGGGCGCGCGCCACGACGGAGCGCATCCGCCTGCTGGGGCACTTCCTCGGAGCCTCCGACGGGCCCGAGAAGCTGCACTATCTGCTGGACCTGGACCCCGCCTCGGCGGCATTCCGTCATGATCTGGCTGCGGCACTGCCGTTCTCGGGACGAAACCCGCTCTACGCCGTCGTCCACGAATCCTGCTGGGCCGATGGCGGCGTCACGAACTGGGCGGCCCGCCGAGCGATGCCGGCAGACGTCAGCGCCGACCCGACGCTGCTGGCCGGTGAGCACGCAGGACCGGAGTCGCTGACCGAGGATCCGGAGCTCGCACCATTCGCCGAGGTGGGACAGCTCGTCGCGGCGCGCGACTGGCCCCGACTCTACGATGCTGATGCGCTGCGGGCCGCAGACGTGCGCGGTGCGGCGGCGGTCTACTTCGAGGATGCCTACGTTCCCCCCGAGTACTCATTGGCCACGGCCGATCTGCTCGAGGGCGTGAAGTCGTGGGTGACGAACGAGTACGAGCACAACGGTCTGCGGGCCGACGGCTACCGAGTGCTCGATCGCCTCATCGGTCTGGCTCGGGAGTGA
- a CDS encoding DUF4282 domain-containing protein, whose product MSTPQNPNSESDANNDQNDLTDQQTPHPNDPQASAAEEGPDADQSYAGSAQYGQGSQFSPAEQDNQRENQPHLYDQQQQQARGGQYNPQDEYNPGQYDQSVYQGQTQYDQGARYDHGGQYNPQGQYFQPGSQDQFGQPTQQGQFYQGADYAQPNQGVYAGSQHPQFAAYGQPGSPGGQPRNSGFFRSLFDFRFDNFIAVKWAGFIYIIAIVVAALSWLGSIIGGILTGAAAGAAAGFYSDAPSFSPWPLLLAIIFGWILPALWVIFVRLALELIVANVKTAENTKRIADSVGH is encoded by the coding sequence ATGTCGACACCACAGAACCCGAACTCCGAGTCGGATGCAAACAACGATCAGAACGACCTGACAGATCAGCAGACGCCTCATCCGAACGACCCCCAGGCGTCTGCGGCCGAAGAAGGGCCTGATGCCGATCAGTCATACGCCGGCTCCGCACAGTACGGTCAGGGCTCTCAATTCAGCCCGGCCGAGCAGGACAACCAGCGGGAGAACCAGCCGCATCTGTACGACCAGCAGCAACAGCAGGCACGAGGGGGTCAGTACAACCCACAGGATGAGTACAACCCGGGTCAATACGACCAGAGTGTCTACCAGGGCCAAACTCAGTACGACCAGGGAGCACGGTACGACCACGGGGGTCAGTACAATCCGCAGGGCCAGTACTTTCAGCCGGGCTCTCAGGATCAGTTCGGACAGCCGACGCAGCAAGGTCAGTTCTACCAGGGCGCTGACTACGCGCAACCGAACCAGGGTGTCTACGCGGGCTCACAGCATCCTCAGTTCGCAGCCTACGGGCAGCCGGGTTCACCAGGAGGGCAGCCGCGCAACAGCGGTTTCTTCAGGTCGCTCTTCGACTTCCGCTTCGACAACTTCATCGCCGTGAAGTGGGCGGGCTTCATCTACATCATCGCCATCGTCGTTGCCGCGTTGTCGTGGCTGGGGTCGATCATCGGCGGAATCCTCACAGGAGCGGCTGCCGGTGCCGCGGCCGGATTCTACAGCGACGCCCCGAGCTTCAGTCCGTGGCCGCTTCTGCTGGCCATCATCTTCGGCTGGATCCTGCCTGCCCTGTGGGTGATCTTCGTCCGCCTGGCGCTTGAGCTCATTGTGGCCAACGTCAAGACGGCCGAGAACACGAAGCGGATCGCGGACTCGGTCGGTCACTGA
- a CDS encoding aldose 1-epimerase family protein, giving the protein MAAFIELAHDEDCAIISPIGAALLDYTVGGRPVVVGMDAFDGAVLAPWPNRIAEGRYDFDGVSHRLPITEPARGTALHGLVATAEWDIAECAEASVTLRTDIEPSRGYPFRLSLIVSYTLDEGEIRIAAHSRNRGSGPAPFGFGFHPWIHPGAATVDEAQLAIAAQTCFSVDDRLIPVDEKHFDTASLIPADHDQDEASCLACKDFRALRTLGDTVLDDAFGSPGRDTAGWAWARIKGADDRTVVIGMDSGFRAWQVCTGDELAPDRRRTAIAIEPMACPPNAFATGLQYDVLEPQAELGLEWSIALR; this is encoded by the coding sequence ATGGCCGCCTTCATCGAACTCGCCCACGACGAGGATTGCGCGATCATCTCGCCCATCGGCGCCGCCCTGCTCGACTACACCGTCGGCGGTCGACCCGTCGTCGTCGGGATGGACGCCTTCGACGGAGCGGTGCTCGCACCCTGGCCCAACCGCATCGCCGAGGGACGCTATGACTTCGACGGCGTCAGTCATCGGCTGCCGATCACAGAACCGGCCCGCGGCACCGCCCTGCACGGCCTCGTCGCGACTGCGGAATGGGACATCGCCGAATGCGCCGAGGCATCGGTGACGCTGAGGACCGACATCGAACCGAGCCGGGGGTACCCGTTCCGGCTCTCACTGATCGTGTCCTACACGCTCGATGAGGGTGAGATCAGGATCGCCGCCCATTCCCGCAATCGCGGGAGCGGGCCGGCCCCCTTCGGCTTCGGCTTCCACCCCTGGATCCACCCCGGCGCGGCCACGGTCGACGAGGCTCAGTTGGCCATCGCGGCCCAGACCTGCTTCTCCGTCGACGACAGGCTCATCCCGGTCGACGAGAAGCACTTCGACACCGCCTCCCTGATTCCCGCCGATCATGACCAGGACGAGGCGTCGTGCCTTGCCTGCAAGGACTTCCGCGCGCTGCGCACCCTGGGCGACACCGTTCTCGACGATGCCTTCGGATCCCCCGGACGCGACACCGCGGGGTGGGCGTGGGCACGGATCAAGGGCGCCGATGATCGCACCGTCGTCATCGGCATGGACTCAGGCTTCCGGGCATGGCAGGTATGCACCGGGGACGAACTCGCTCCGGACCGTCGACGAACGGCCATCGCCATCGAACCGATGGCCTGCCCGCCCAACGCCTTCGCCACAGGATTGCAGTACGACGTGCTCGAACCCCAGGCTGAACTCGGCCTCGAATGGAGCATCGCCCTGCGCTGA
- the galT gene encoding galactose-1-phosphate uridylyltransferase — MSTRIRRGELADGREVLYFQDADSPPAAIAEDHRPAQPRPTDGQLRFDLLTGQWVAIATHRQSRTHLPVAAECPLCPSTPGRPTEIPADDYEVVVFENRFPSLGPGLGTVAADPRQAFVEAASESALTAPAHGRCEVVVFSSEHDGSFADLEPARARTVIDAWANRTSELAAREGIEQVFVFENRGEEIGVTMNHPHGQIYAYPYVTPHTALTSSRAARHRRETGRPLMGDVLAFERSSGERMILESAHFSAFVPFAARWPIEVHLVPHRQVLGIDELDEAERDDLARIYPEVLRRIDGLYSSPTPYIAAWHQAPVSCEDRSAEWMHLEITSPRRAENKLKFLAGSEAAMGAFVGDVSAEETAARLRALSPAHEDGRR, encoded by the coding sequence GTGAGCACGCGGATCCGGCGCGGCGAACTGGCCGACGGCAGGGAGGTCCTGTACTTCCAGGACGCCGATTCGCCCCCGGCCGCGATTGCCGAGGACCACCGTCCCGCGCAGCCGCGTCCCACCGACGGACAGCTGCGCTTCGACCTGCTGACCGGCCAGTGGGTGGCCATAGCCACCCATCGTCAGTCCAGGACGCATCTTCCCGTCGCCGCCGAATGCCCCCTCTGTCCCTCGACACCGGGCCGGCCCACAGAGATCCCTGCCGACGACTACGAAGTCGTCGTCTTCGAGAATCGGTTCCCTTCGCTGGGACCCGGGCTCGGCACGGTGGCTGCTGATCCGCGGCAGGCCTTCGTCGAGGCGGCATCCGAGTCCGCACTGACGGCCCCGGCCCATGGGCGCTGCGAGGTCGTCGTCTTCTCCTCTGAGCACGACGGCTCCTTCGCCGACCTCGAACCCGCGCGTGCACGCACGGTCATCGATGCCTGGGCGAACCGGACGAGCGAACTCGCCGCGCGCGAGGGGATCGAACAGGTCTTCGTGTTCGAGAATCGGGGAGAGGAGATCGGCGTGACGATGAACCATCCCCACGGCCAGATCTATGCTTACCCGTATGTCACTCCGCACACAGCCCTCACCTCGTCCAGGGCGGCGCGGCATCGACGTGAGACGGGCAGGCCGCTGATGGGCGACGTCCTCGCCTTCGAACGCAGCTCGGGGGAGCGGATGATCCTCGAATCCGCACACTTCTCCGCCTTCGTGCCCTTCGCCGCCAGGTGGCCGATCGAAGTCCACCTCGTTCCGCATCGGCAGGTCCTCGGCATCGACGAACTCGACGAGGCAGAACGCGATGACCTCGCCCGCATCTATCCCGAGGTGCTGCGGCGCATCGACGGCCTCTACTCGAGTCCCACCCCCTACATCGCCGCCTGGCATCAGGCGCCGGTCAGTTGTGAGGATCGATCGGCAGAGTGGATGCATTTGGAGATCACCAGCCCCAGGCGGGCCGAGAATAAGCTCAAGTTCCTCGCCGGATCCGAAGCGGCCATGGGGGCCTTCGTCGGCGACGTCTCCGCCGAGGAGACCGCGGCGCGGCTGCGCGCACTATCGCCTGCGCACGAAGACGGTCGTCGATGA
- the galK gene encoding galactokinase, translating into MSAAPGPTGPSLRREFEALFGYPALGCFRAPGRVNLIGEHTDYNNGFVLPIAIDRAVHVAIGRRPHAHDDGTVAQPRREDSIRIVTDHRDESGERLAGQFTAEELVPGVLRGWLSHPAGVVDEIVKSTGTAVGGIDLYIESTVPVGAGLSSSHALEVAVLIALDEICGLGLDDREKVLLTQRAENDFVGAPTGIVDQAASIMTEAGHALFLDCRDLRTRQIPFDLEAEGLQLLVLDTRVSHSHSESGYGDRRHTCEEAAGILGAESLRELEKDDDLGRLTGEQQKRVRHVISENARVRATVELLDSGDSEEHRIRRIGELLLASHDSLAHDYEVSCIELDTAVAAATSAGAIGARMIGGGFGGSAIALVEAASVDEVSGAVRAAFADHGYATPDIFAVSAGAGAGRID; encoded by the coding sequence ATGAGCGCGGCTCCCGGTCCGACGGGCCCGAGCCTGCGCCGCGAGTTCGAAGCGCTCTTCGGCTACCCGGCGCTCGGCTGCTTCCGCGCTCCCGGACGCGTCAATCTCATCGGCGAACACACCGACTACAACAATGGCTTCGTGCTGCCCATCGCCATCGACCGGGCCGTCCACGTGGCCATCGGCCGACGTCCTCACGCCCATGACGATGGCACCGTGGCGCAGCCTCGGCGGGAGGACAGCATCCGGATCGTCACCGACCACAGGGACGAGTCGGGTGAGCGACTGGCAGGACAGTTCACGGCCGAGGAGCTCGTACCCGGAGTCCTCCGAGGCTGGCTCAGCCATCCGGCGGGCGTCGTCGACGAGATCGTCAAGTCGACCGGCACAGCCGTCGGCGGCATCGACCTCTACATCGAATCGACCGTGCCCGTCGGGGCCGGGCTCTCCTCTTCCCATGCCCTCGAAGTGGCGGTCCTCATCGCCCTCGATGAGATCTGCGGCCTCGGCCTCGACGACCGGGAGAAGGTGCTGCTCACCCAGCGAGCCGAGAACGACTTCGTCGGGGCTCCGACCGGAATCGTCGACCAGGCCGCCTCCATCATGACCGAGGCCGGACACGCGCTCTTCCTCGACTGCAGGGATCTTCGCACTCGACAGATCCCGTTCGATCTGGAGGCCGAGGGCCTGCAGCTGCTCGTCCTCGACACCCGCGTGTCCCACTCCCACAGCGAGAGCGGGTACGGCGATCGGCGGCACACCTGTGAGGAGGCCGCCGGGATCCTGGGAGCCGAGAGTCTGCGAGAACTCGAGAAGGACGACGACCTCGGTCGGCTGACCGGGGAGCAGCAGAAGCGGGTGCGGCACGTCATCAGCGAGAACGCCCGGGTCCGGGCCACCGTCGAACTCTTGGACAGTGGCGACTCAGAAGAGCATCGGATTCGCAGGATCGGCGAACTGCTGCTCGCCTCCCACGACTCCCTCGCCCACGACTACGAGGTTTCCTGCATCGAGCTCGACACCGCCGTCGCGGCGGCGACATCGGCAGGAGCGATCGGGGCGCGGATGATCGGCGGCGGCTTCGGGGGATCGGCGATCGCACTCGTCGAGGCCGCGAGCGTCGACGAGGTCAGTGGGGCGGTCCGTGCGGCGTTCGCCGATCACGGGTATGCCACGCCCGATATCTTCGCAGTCAGCGCGGGCGCGGGCGCCGGCAGAATCGACTGA
- a CDS encoding sodium:solute symporter family transporter, with protein MEDIRLDAQWIDYLLIAVYFLFVLGIGWFAKRGVSSSIEFLLSGRSLPAWVTGLAFVSANLGAVEIMGMSATGAQYGMPTMHYFWIGAVPAMLFLGVVMMPFYYGSKVRSVPEFMRRRFGTGAHLVNALSFALAQILIAGVNLFLLGTIVNRLLGWPLWIALIVAAAIVLSYITLGGLSAAIYNEVLQFFVIVAALLPLTIIGLNRVGGWDGLVEKVSNDGMLGAEQLSSWPGEQLSGFDNPVLSVVGIVFGLGFVLSFGYWTTNFVEVQRAMASKSINAARLTPIIGAFPKMLIPFIVIIPGMISAVLVTQMSQFKQITNSAGEAAAQAQTGVTYNDALLLLMREVLPNGLLGIAIAGLLAAFMAGMAANISAFNTVFSYDLWQQYVVKDREDGYYLKVGRYATVGACVVAIFTALIAGNFANLMDYLQTLFGFFNAPLFATFILGMFWKRMSAAAGWVGLVGGTLSAVVVFVLSETGVLDLPGQGTAFLAAITAFVVDIVLSVIVTFRTAPKPAHELRGLVYSETPKADFEDLNEPKPPIWKRPVPVAGLALVLVIILNVAFG; from the coding sequence GTGGAAGATATCCGCTTGGACGCCCAGTGGATCGACTATCTGCTCATCGCCGTCTACTTTCTCTTCGTCCTCGGCATCGGCTGGTTCGCCAAGCGCGGCGTGTCCTCGAGCATCGAGTTCCTCCTCTCCGGGCGCAGCCTTCCGGCGTGGGTGACGGGCCTGGCCTTCGTCTCGGCCAACCTCGGTGCCGTGGAGATCATGGGCATGTCGGCCACCGGCGCTCAGTACGGCATGCCGACGATGCACTATTTCTGGATCGGCGCCGTCCCGGCCATGCTCTTCCTCGGCGTCGTCATGATGCCCTTCTACTACGGATCGAAGGTCCGATCCGTCCCGGAATTCATGCGCAGGCGCTTCGGGACGGGTGCGCACCTGGTGAATGCGCTGTCCTTCGCCTTGGCACAGATCCTCATCGCCGGTGTGAACCTCTTCCTCCTCGGCACCATCGTCAATCGCCTCCTCGGCTGGCCGCTGTGGATCGCGCTGATCGTCGCCGCCGCCATCGTCCTGTCCTACATCACGTTGGGCGGTCTCAGCGCAGCGATTTACAACGAGGTGCTCCAGTTCTTCGTCATCGTCGCGGCACTGCTGCCGCTGACCATCATCGGCCTCAACCGTGTGGGCGGCTGGGACGGCCTCGTGGAGAAGGTGAGCAATGACGGCATGCTGGGTGCAGAGCAGCTGAGCAGCTGGCCGGGTGAACAGCTCTCCGGATTCGACAACCCTGTGCTCTCGGTAGTCGGTATCGTCTTCGGGCTCGGCTTCGTGCTCTCCTTCGGCTATTGGACGACGAACTTCGTCGAGGTCCAACGGGCCATGGCCTCGAAGTCCATCAACGCCGCGCGATTGACTCCGATCATCGGCGCATTCCCGAAGATGCTCATCCCATTCATCGTGATCATCCCCGGTATGATCTCCGCGGTCCTCGTCACCCAGATGAGCCAGTTCAAGCAGATAACGAACAGCGCCGGTGAGGCTGCCGCGCAAGCTCAGACCGGCGTCACCTACAACGACGCGCTCCTGCTGCTCATGCGCGAGGTCCTGCCCAACGGGCTCCTGGGCATCGCGATCGCCGGCCTCCTCGCCGCGTTCATGGCCGGAATGGCGGCGAATATCTCCGCATTCAACACGGTCTTCAGCTACGACCTGTGGCAGCAGTACGTGGTCAAGGACCGCGAAGACGGGTACTACCTCAAGGTCGGCCGCTACGCGACGGTCGGTGCCTGCGTCGTCGCGATCTTCACCGCCCTCATCGCCGGCAACTTCGCCAACCTCATGGACTATCTGCAGACGCTGTTCGGCTTCTTCAACGCGCCGCTGTTCGCCACATTCATCCTCGGTATGTTCTGGAAGCGCATGAGCGCAGCCGCCGGCTGGGTCGGCCTGGTCGGTGGCACCCTCTCGGCCGTCGTCGTCTTCGTCCTCAGTGAAACCGGCGTACTCGATCTGCCCGGGCAGGGGACGGCGTTCCTCGCCGCCATCACGGCCTTCGTCGTCGATATAGTCCTCTCGGTGATCGTCACCTTCAGGACCGCACCGAAGCCCGCCCATGAGCTGCGGGGGCTCGTCTATTCGGAGACGCCGAAGGCCGACTTCGAGGACCTGAACGAGCCGAAGCCCCCGATCTGGAAACGCCCGGTGCCCGTCGCGGGTCTCGCACTGGTGCTGGTCATCATCCTCAACGTGGCCTTCGGGTGA
- a CDS encoding DeoR family transcriptional regulator — protein sequence MIIETIERDGAVSISALSDLLSTSAVTVRRDLDQLADEGRLTRTHGGAVLFSSARESTYAEKLEQALAEKTAIARAAARHVRNGDVVALGPGTTTELLAKELRERSGIRIVTNSLLVAEAMVSSPDIEVIVVGGILRHSIRAFVGGGTVSQLIGLRADTVFLSGNGLAADFGLSTPAFPVADTDRAMAAGAGRVTALVDHTKVGLRSSVLTVPTEEIDQLITDSTSEGAELEAMRSAGVDIEVV from the coding sequence GTGATCATCGAGACGATCGAACGAGACGGTGCGGTCTCCATCTCCGCCCTCTCCGATCTGCTGAGCACCTCGGCGGTCACGGTCCGTCGCGATCTCGACCAATTGGCCGACGAGGGCCGCCTGACTCGCACCCACGGGGGCGCCGTCCTCTTCTCCAGCGCCCGCGAGTCGACGTACGCGGAGAAGCTGGAACAGGCGCTGGCGGAGAAGACAGCGATCGCGCGGGCCGCGGCCAGACACGTGCGCAACGGTGACGTCGTGGCGCTCGGCCCCGGCACCACGACCGAGCTGCTAGCCAAGGAACTGCGCGAACGCTCCGGCATCCGCATCGTGACGAACTCCCTCCTCGTCGCCGAGGCGATGGTCTCCTCCCCCGACATCGAAGTCATCGTCGTCGGCGGAATCCTGCGACATTCGATCCGCGCCTTCGTCGGCGGCGGCACGGTCTCGCAGCTGATCGGGCTGAGAGCGGACACGGTCTTCCTCTCGGGCAATGGGCTGGCCGCGGACTTCGGACTCTCCACTCCCGCGTTCCCCGTCGCCGATACCGACCGGGCCATGGCGGCCGGAGCCGGGCGGGTCACCGCGCTCGTCGACCATACGAAGGTCGGTCTGCGCTCCTCGGTCCTCACGGTCCCCACCGAGGAGATCGATCAGCTCATCACGGACTCGACGAGCGAGGGCGCCGAGCTGGAGGCGATGCGCAGCGCGGGTGTCGATATCGAGGTCGTCTGA
- a CDS encoding IclR family transcriptional regulator — translation MTSNGSGVGVIDKAAMVLSALEAGPASLAELVSLTGLARPTAHRLAVALEFHRIVGRDLQGRFVLGPRLAELSSAAGEDRLLAAAGPVLGQLRDQTGESAQLFRRQGDLRLCVAAAERPVGLRDSVPIGATLSMRAGSAAQVLLAWEEPDRLHTGLRGARFSATMLSGVRRRGWAQSIAERERGVASVSAPVRGPSNRVVAAVSISGPVDRLTRQPGRLHAKSVIDAARTLTEALIRG, via the coding sequence ATGACAAGCAATGGTAGCGGCGTCGGAGTCATCGACAAGGCCGCAATGGTTCTGTCCGCCCTTGAGGCCGGGCCCGCTTCACTGGCCGAGCTGGTCTCACTGACCGGACTGGCAAGACCGACAGCCCACCGCCTGGCCGTTGCACTCGAATTCCATCGCATCGTCGGTCGTGATCTGCAGGGCCGCTTCGTCCTCGGACCGCGCCTGGCAGAGCTCTCCTCCGCCGCCGGCGAGGACCGCCTGCTCGCCGCCGCCGGACCCGTTCTCGGGCAGCTGCGCGACCAGACCGGAGAGTCCGCCCAGCTCTTCCGCCGCCAGGGCGATCTGCGCCTGTGCGTGGCAGCGGCCGAACGGCCCGTGGGTCTGCGCGACTCGGTGCCGATCGGCGCCACCCTGAGCATGCGCGCCGGCTCCGCCGCCCAGGTCCTGCTGGCCTGGGAGGAACCCGACCGACTGCACACCGGACTGCGCGGTGCGCGCTTCTCCGCGACCATGCTCTCCGGCGTCCGTCGCCGAGGCTGGGCGCAGTCCATCGCCGAACGCGAACGCGGCGTCGCCTCCGTCTCGGCACCCGTACGCGGACCGAGCAATCGCGTCGTAGCCGCCGTGTCGATCTCCGGGCCCGTCGACCGCCTGACCCGTCAGCCCGGACGGCTGCACGCGAAGTCCGTCATCGATGCCGCACGCACGCTGACCGAAGCTCTCATCAGGGGCTGA
- the leuC gene encoding 3-isopropylmalate dehydratase large subunit, translated as MPRTLAEKVWADHVVSLGEDGAPDLIYIDLHLVHEVTSPQAFDGLRLAGRPVRRPDLTIATEDHNTPTWDIDKPIAEPTSATQIETLRKNTEEFGVRLHSLGDADQGIVHVVGPQLGLTQPGTTVVCGDSHTSTHGAFGALALGIGTSEVEHVLATQTLSLKAFKTMSITVDGELPEGSSAKDIILAIIAKIGTGGGQGYVLEYRGQAIRALSMEARMTICNMSIEAGARAGMVAPDETTFDYVKGRPHAPEGEDWDAAVEYWKTLYSDEGAEFDHEVVLEAKDIEPFVTWGTNPGQGLPLSASVPSPDDFADENDKASAANALTYMGLTPGTPLREIEVDTVFLGSCTNSRIEDLRAAAEVVRGRKKAENVRFMVVPGSAKVRLQAEDEGLDVIFKDFGGEWRFAGCSMCLGMNPDQLAEGERCASTSNRNFEGRQGKGGRTHLVSPLVAAATAVRGTLSSPGDVTDLPRDAEPVAWTEEKPTLTLTPTPTSANA; from the coding sequence ATGCCACGCACTCTGGCCGAGAAGGTCTGGGCCGACCACGTCGTATCCCTGGGCGAAGACGGTGCGCCCGACCTCATCTACATCGACCTCCACCTCGTCCACGAGGTCACCAGCCCGCAGGCATTCGACGGACTCCGACTCGCCGGGCGCCCGGTGCGCCGCCCGGACCTGACGATCGCCACGGAGGATCACAACACTCCGACCTGGGATATCGACAAGCCCATCGCCGAACCCACCTCGGCGACGCAGATCGAGACTCTGCGCAAGAACACCGAGGAGTTCGGTGTCCGGCTGCACAGCCTCGGCGATGCCGATCAGGGGATCGTCCACGTCGTGGGCCCACAGCTGGGCCTGACCCAGCCGGGCACCACCGTCGTCTGCGGTGACTCCCACACCTCCACGCACGGCGCCTTCGGCGCGCTGGCACTGGGCATCGGCACCTCCGAGGTCGAGCACGTGCTCGCGACCCAGACGCTGAGCCTCAAGGCCTTCAAGACGATGTCGATCACCGTCGACGGCGAACTGCCCGAAGGGTCGAGTGCGAAGGACATCATCCTCGCCATCATCGCGAAGATCGGCACCGGCGGCGGGCAGGGTTACGTGCTCGAATACCGCGGCCAGGCGATCCGGGCGCTGTCGATGGAAGCGCGGATGACCATCTGCAACATGTCGATCGAGGCCGGCGCCCGGGCAGGCATGGTCGCCCCGGACGAGACCACGTTCGACTACGTCAAGGGCCGTCCGCACGCTCCGGAGGGCGAAGATTGGGATGCGGCCGTCGAATACTGGAAGACCCTCTACTCCGACGAAGGCGCGGAATTCGACCACGAGGTCGTCCTCGAGGCCAAGGACATCGAACCGTTCGTGACCTGGGGGACCAACCCGGGCCAGGGCCTGCCGCTGTCGGCCTCCGTGCCCTCACCCGATGACTTCGCCGACGAGAACGACAAGGCCTCGGCCGCCAACGCCCTGACCTACATGGGGCTGACACCGGGCACCCCGCTGCGCGAGATCGAGGTCGACACCGTGTTCTTGGGATCGTGCACGAACTCGCGCATCGAGGACCTGAGGGCCGCCGCAGAGGTGGTCCGGGGCCGGAAGAAGGCCGAGAACGTCCGCTTCATGGTCGTCCCCGGCTCGGCGAAGGTCCGCCTGCAGGCCGAAGACGAGGGTCTCGACGTCATCTTCAAGGACTTCGGGGGAGAGTGGCGCTTCGCCGGCTGCTCGATGTGCCTGGGCATGAACCCGGACCAGCTGGCCGAGGGCGAACGCTGCGCTTCGACCTCGAATCGCAACTTCGAGGGCCGTCAGGGCAAGGGCGGGCGCACCCACCTCGTGTCCCCGCTCGTGGCCGCGGCCACCGCGGTGCGCGGAACCCTGTCCTCGCCCGGCGACGTCACGGACCTGCCCCGTGACGCCGAGCCGGTGGCGTGGACCGAGGAGAAGCCCACGCTGACACTGACCCCCACCCCCACCTCGGCGAACGCTTAA